In one Macaca nemestrina isolate mMacNem1 chromosome 2, mMacNem.hap1, whole genome shotgun sequence genomic region, the following are encoded:
- the LOC105480509 gene encoding metabotropic glutamate receptor 2 isoform X1, which translates to MGSLLGLLALLLLWGAVAEGPAKKVLTLEGDLVLGGLFPVHQKGGPAEDCGPVNEHRGIQRLEAMLFALDRINRDPHLLPGVRLGAHILDSCSKDTHALEQALDFVRASLSRGADGSRHICPDGSYATHGDAPTAITGVIGGSYSDVSIQVANLLRLFQIPQISYASTSAKLSDKSRYDYFARTVPPDFFQAKAMAEILRFFNWTYVSTVASEGDYGETGIEAFELEARARNICVATSEKVGRAMNRAAFEGVVRALLQKPSARVAVLFTRSEDARELLAASQRLNASFTWVASDGWGALESVVAGSEGAAEGAITIELASYPISDFASYFQSLDPWNNSRNPWFREFWEQRFRCSFRQRDCAVHSLRAVPFEQESKIMFVVNAVYAMAHALHNMHRALCPNTTRLCDAMRPVNGRRLYKDFVLNVKFDAPFRPADTHNEVRFDRFGDGIGRYNIFTYLRAGSGRYRYQKVGYWAEGLTLDTSLIPWASPSAGPLPASRCSEPCLRNEVKSVQPGEVCCWLCIPCQPYEYRLDEFTCADCGLGYWPNASLTGCFELPQEYIRWGDAWAVGPVTIACLGALATLFVLGVFVRHNATPVVKASGRELCYILLGGVFLCYCMTFIFIAKPSTAVCTLRRLGLGTAFSVCYSALLTKTNRIARIFGGAREGAQRPRFISPASQVAICLALISGQLLIVIAWLVVEAPGTGKETAPERREVVTLRCNHRDASMLGSLAYNVLLIALCTLYAFKTRKCPENFNEAKFIGFTMYTTCIIWLAFLPIFYVTSSDYRVQTTTMCVSVSLSGSVVLGCLFAPKLHIILFQPQKNVVSHRAPTSRFGSAAARASSSVGQGSGSQFVPTVCNGREVVDSTTSSL; encoded by the exons ATGGGATCACTGCTTGGGCTCCTGGCACTGCTGCTGCTGTGGGGTGCTGTGGCTGAGGGCCCAGCCAAGAAGGTGCTGACCCTGGAGGGAGACTTGGTGCTGGGTGGGCTGTTCCCAGTGCACCAGAAGGGCGGCCCAGCAGAGGACTGTGGTCCTGTCAATGAGCACCGTGGCATCCAGCGCCTGGAGGCCATGCTTTTTGCACTGGACCGCATCAACCGTGACCCGCACCTGCTGCCTGGCGTGCGCCTGGGTGCGCACATCCTCGACAGCTGTTCCAAGGACACACATGCGCTGGAGCAGGCACTGGACTTTGTGCGTGCCTCACTCAGCCGTGGTGCTGATGGCTCACGCCACATCTGCCCCGACGGCTCTTACGCCACCCATGGTGATGCTCCCACTGCCATCACTGGTGTTATTGGCGGTTCCTACAGTGATGTCTCCATCCAG GTGGCCAACCTCTTGCGGCTATTTCAGATCCCGCAGATCAGCTATGCCTCCACCAGTGCCAAGCTGAGTGACAAGTCCCGCTATGACTACTTTGCCCGCACAGTGCCCCCTGACTTCTTCCAAGCCAAGGCCATGGCTGAGATTCTCCGCTTCTTCAACTGGACCTATGTGTCCACTGTGGCGTCTGAGGGCGACTATGGCGAGACAGGCATTGAGGCCTTTGAGCTAGAGGCTCGTGCCCGCAACATCTGTGTGGCCACCTCGGAGAAAGTGGGCCGTGCCATGAACCGTGCAGCCTTTGAGGGTGTGGTGCGAGCCCTGCTGCAGAAGCCCAGTGCCCGCGTGGCTGTCCTGTTCACCCGTTCTGAGGATGCCCGGGAGCTGCTTGCTGCCAGCCAGCGTCTTAATGCCAGCTTCACCTGGGTGGCCAGTGATGGCTGGGGGGCCCTGgagagtgtggtggcaggcagtGAGGGGGCTGCTGAGGGTGCCATCACCATCGAGCTGGCCTCCTACCCCATCAGTGACTTTGCCTCCTACTTCCAGAGCCTGGACCCTTGGAACAACAGCCGGAATCCCTGGTTCCGTGAATTCTGGGAGCAGAGGTTCCGCTGCAGCTTCCGGCAGCGAGACTGCGCAGTCCACTCTCTCCGGGCCGTGCCCTTTGAGCAGGAGTCTAAGATCATGTTTGTGGTCAATGCAGTGTATGCCATGGCCCACGCGCTCCACAACATGCACCGTGCCCTCTGCCCCAACACCACCCGGCTCTGTGACGCAATGCGGCCAGTCAACGGGCGCCGCCTCTACAAGGACTTTGTGCTCAACGTCAAGTTTGATG CCCCCTTTCGCCCAGCTGACACCCACAATGAGGTCCGCTTTGACCGCTTTGGTGATGGTATTGGCCGCTACAACATCTTCACCTATCTGCGTGCAGGCAGTGGGCGCTATCGCTACCAGAAGGTGGGCTACTGGGCAGAAGGCTTGACTCTGGACACCAGcctcatcccatgggcctcaccCTCAGCCGGCCCCCTGCCTGCCTCTCGCTGCAGTGAGCCCTGCCTCCGAAATGAGGTGAAGAGTGTGCAGCCGGGCGAGGTCTGCTGCTGGCTCTGCATCCCGTGCCAGCCCTATGAGTACCGATTGGACGAATTCACCTGTGCCGACTGTGGCCTGGGCTACTGGCCCAATGCCAGCCTGACTGGCTGCTTTGAACTTCCCCAGGAGTACATCCGCTGGGGCGATGCCTGGGCCGTGGGACCTGTCACCATCGCCTGCCTGGGTGCTCTGGCCACCCTCTTTGTGCTGGGTGTCTTTGTGCGGCACAATGCCACACCAGTGGTCAAGGCCTCGGGTCGGGAGCTCTGCTACATCCTGCTGGGTGGTGTCTTCCTCTGCTACTGCATGACCTTCATCTTCATTGCCAAGCCATCCACGGCAGTGTGTACCTTACGGCGTCTTGGTTTGGGCACTGCCTTCTCTGTCTGCTACTCAGCCCTGCTCACCAAGACCAACCGCATTGCACGCATCTTCGGTGGGGCCCGGGAGGGTGCCCAGCGGCCACGCTTCATCAGTCCTGCCTCACAGGTGGCCATCTGCCTGGCGCTTATCTCGGGCCAGCTGCTCATTGTGATCGCCTGGCTGGTGGTGGAGGCACCGGGCACAGGCAAGGAGACGGCCCCCGAACGGCGGGAGGTGGTGACACTGCGTTGCAACCACCGCGATGCAAGTATGTTGGGCTCGCTGGCCTACAACGTGCTCCTCATCGCACTCTGCACGCTTTATGCCTTCAAGACTCGCAAGTGCCCTGAAAACTTCAATGAGGCCAAGTTCATTGGCTTCACCATGTACACCACCTGCATCATCTGGCTGGCATTCCTGCCCATCTTCTACGTCACCTCCAGTGACTACCGG GTACAGACCACCACCATGTGCGTGTCAGTCAGCCTCAGCGGCTCCGTGGTGCTTGGCTGCCTCTTTGCGCCCAAGCTGCACATCATCCTCTTCCAGCCGCAGAAGAACGTGGTTAGCCACCGGGCGCCCACCAGCCGCTTTGGCAGTGCTGCTGCCAGGGCCAGCTCCAGCGTTGGCCAAG GGTCTGGCTCCCAGTTTGTCCCCACCGTTTGCAATGGCCGTGAGGTGGTAGACTCGACAACATCATCACTTTGA
- the LOC105480509 gene encoding metabotropic glutamate receptor 2 isoform X2 — MGSLLGLLALLLLWGAVAEGPAKKVLTLEGDLVLGGLFPVHQKGGPAEDCGPVNEHRGIQRLEAMLFALDRINRDPHLLPGVRLGAHILDSCSKDTHALEQALDFVRASLSRGADGSRHICPDGSYATHGDAPTAITGVIGGSYSDVSIQVANLLRLFQIPQISYASTSAKLSDKSRYDYFARTVPPDFFQAKAMAEILRFFNWTYVSTVASEGDYGETGIEAFELEARARNICVATSEKVGRAMNRAAFEGVVRALLQKPSARVAVLFTRSEDARELLAASQRLNASFTWVASDGWGALESVVAGSEGAAEGAITIELASYPISDFASYFQSLDPWNNSRNPWFREFWEQRFRCSFRQRDCAVHSLRAVPFEQESKIMFVVNAVYAMAHALHNMHRALCPNTTRLCDAMRPVNGRRLYKDFVLNVKFDAPFRPADTHNEVRFDRFGDGIGRYNIFTYLRAGSGRYRYQKVGYWAEGLTLDTSLIPWASPSAGPLPASRCSEPCLRNEVKSVQPGEVCCWLCIPCQPYEYRLDEFTCADCGLGYWPNASLTGCFELPQEYIRWGDAWAVGPVTIACLGALATLFVLGVFVRHNATPVVKASGRELCYILLGGVFLCYCMTFIFIAKPSTAVCTLRRLGLGTAFSVCYSALLTKTNRIARIFGGAREGAQRPRFISPASQVAICLALISGQLLIVIAWLVVEAPGTGKETAPERREVVTLRCNHRDASMLGSLAYNVLLIALCTLYAFKTRKCPENFNEAKFIGFTMYTTCIIWLAFLPIFYVTSSDYRMKKQRLREVQSLAQGHSAWQCRAGSELQKN; from the exons ATGGGATCACTGCTTGGGCTCCTGGCACTGCTGCTGCTGTGGGGTGCTGTGGCTGAGGGCCCAGCCAAGAAGGTGCTGACCCTGGAGGGAGACTTGGTGCTGGGTGGGCTGTTCCCAGTGCACCAGAAGGGCGGCCCAGCAGAGGACTGTGGTCCTGTCAATGAGCACCGTGGCATCCAGCGCCTGGAGGCCATGCTTTTTGCACTGGACCGCATCAACCGTGACCCGCACCTGCTGCCTGGCGTGCGCCTGGGTGCGCACATCCTCGACAGCTGTTCCAAGGACACACATGCGCTGGAGCAGGCACTGGACTTTGTGCGTGCCTCACTCAGCCGTGGTGCTGATGGCTCACGCCACATCTGCCCCGACGGCTCTTACGCCACCCATGGTGATGCTCCCACTGCCATCACTGGTGTTATTGGCGGTTCCTACAGTGATGTCTCCATCCAG GTGGCCAACCTCTTGCGGCTATTTCAGATCCCGCAGATCAGCTATGCCTCCACCAGTGCCAAGCTGAGTGACAAGTCCCGCTATGACTACTTTGCCCGCACAGTGCCCCCTGACTTCTTCCAAGCCAAGGCCATGGCTGAGATTCTCCGCTTCTTCAACTGGACCTATGTGTCCACTGTGGCGTCTGAGGGCGACTATGGCGAGACAGGCATTGAGGCCTTTGAGCTAGAGGCTCGTGCCCGCAACATCTGTGTGGCCACCTCGGAGAAAGTGGGCCGTGCCATGAACCGTGCAGCCTTTGAGGGTGTGGTGCGAGCCCTGCTGCAGAAGCCCAGTGCCCGCGTGGCTGTCCTGTTCACCCGTTCTGAGGATGCCCGGGAGCTGCTTGCTGCCAGCCAGCGTCTTAATGCCAGCTTCACCTGGGTGGCCAGTGATGGCTGGGGGGCCCTGgagagtgtggtggcaggcagtGAGGGGGCTGCTGAGGGTGCCATCACCATCGAGCTGGCCTCCTACCCCATCAGTGACTTTGCCTCCTACTTCCAGAGCCTGGACCCTTGGAACAACAGCCGGAATCCCTGGTTCCGTGAATTCTGGGAGCAGAGGTTCCGCTGCAGCTTCCGGCAGCGAGACTGCGCAGTCCACTCTCTCCGGGCCGTGCCCTTTGAGCAGGAGTCTAAGATCATGTTTGTGGTCAATGCAGTGTATGCCATGGCCCACGCGCTCCACAACATGCACCGTGCCCTCTGCCCCAACACCACCCGGCTCTGTGACGCAATGCGGCCAGTCAACGGGCGCCGCCTCTACAAGGACTTTGTGCTCAACGTCAAGTTTGATG CCCCCTTTCGCCCAGCTGACACCCACAATGAGGTCCGCTTTGACCGCTTTGGTGATGGTATTGGCCGCTACAACATCTTCACCTATCTGCGTGCAGGCAGTGGGCGCTATCGCTACCAGAAGGTGGGCTACTGGGCAGAAGGCTTGACTCTGGACACCAGcctcatcccatgggcctcaccCTCAGCCGGCCCCCTGCCTGCCTCTCGCTGCAGTGAGCCCTGCCTCCGAAATGAGGTGAAGAGTGTGCAGCCGGGCGAGGTCTGCTGCTGGCTCTGCATCCCGTGCCAGCCCTATGAGTACCGATTGGACGAATTCACCTGTGCCGACTGTGGCCTGGGCTACTGGCCCAATGCCAGCCTGACTGGCTGCTTTGAACTTCCCCAGGAGTACATCCGCTGGGGCGATGCCTGGGCCGTGGGACCTGTCACCATCGCCTGCCTGGGTGCTCTGGCCACCCTCTTTGTGCTGGGTGTCTTTGTGCGGCACAATGCCACACCAGTGGTCAAGGCCTCGGGTCGGGAGCTCTGCTACATCCTGCTGGGTGGTGTCTTCCTCTGCTACTGCATGACCTTCATCTTCATTGCCAAGCCATCCACGGCAGTGTGTACCTTACGGCGTCTTGGTTTGGGCACTGCCTTCTCTGTCTGCTACTCAGCCCTGCTCACCAAGACCAACCGCATTGCACGCATCTTCGGTGGGGCCCGGGAGGGTGCCCAGCGGCCACGCTTCATCAGTCCTGCCTCACAGGTGGCCATCTGCCTGGCGCTTATCTCGGGCCAGCTGCTCATTGTGATCGCCTGGCTGGTGGTGGAGGCACCGGGCACAGGCAAGGAGACGGCCCCCGAACGGCGGGAGGTGGTGACACTGCGTTGCAACCACCGCGATGCAAGTATGTTGGGCTCGCTGGCCTACAACGTGCTCCTCATCGCACTCTGCACGCTTTATGCCTTCAAGACTCGCAAGTGCCCTGAAAACTTCAATGAGGCCAAGTTCATTGGCTTCACCATGTACACCACCTGCATCATCTGGCTGGCATTCCTGCCCATCTTCTACGTCACCTCCAGTGACTACCGG atgaagaaacagagactcAGGGAGGTTCAAtcccttgcccaaggtcactcagcttgGCAGTGCAGAGCAGGGTCTGAACTGCAGAAAAATTGA